The proteins below are encoded in one region of Lactuca sativa cultivar Salinas chromosome 3, Lsat_Salinas_v11, whole genome shotgun sequence:
- the LOC111912361 gene encoding probable translation initiation factor eIF-2B subunit epsilon codes for MVAKKGARVPLQAIVVADMLSTKLRPITLECPEVLLPLVNTPMIDYTLAWLESADVEEVFVLCCCSHSKEIINYLDKSKWEQKPNFSVTTIESQNCTSALRDVIQGDFILVSGDTVSNMMLKQALEEHKERKVKDKNGVMTMVINQSEVGTDELIMAIDPTTKELLYYEDKVDGDLKFDKSHLSVNPCLCLHNDKQDCYIDICSPQVLSLFTDNFDYQHLHGQFVKGLLVDELVLVLWFIPL; via the coding sequence ATGGTAGCTAAGAAAGGTGCACGTGTTCCATTACAAGCCATTGTTGTAGCTGACATGTTGAGCACAAAGTTGAGACCTATCACCCTGGAATGCCCGGAAGTTCTTTTACCATTAGTGAACACCCCCATGATCGACTACACATTAGCATGGCTGGAATCTGCAGATGTTGAAGAAGTTTTTGTGTTGTGTTGTTGTTCACATTCCAAAGAAATAATCAACTACCTGGACAAGTCGAAATGGGAACAAAAACCAAACTTTTCAGTGACAACAATCGAATCCCAGAATTGTACAAGTGCTTTACGTGATGTGATTCAAGGTGATTTCATACTTGTTAGTGGTGATACTGTAAGCAACATGATGCTGAAACAAGCCCTTGAAGAACACAAAGAGAGAAAAGTAAAGGACAAGAATGGTGTTATGACAATGGTGATCAACCAATCAGAAGTTGGAACTGATGAATTAATCATGGCCATCGATCCTACTACAAAAGAACTCCTGTATTATGAAGATAAAGTAGATGGTGATCTGAAATTTGATAAGTCACATCTCAGTGTGAACCCCTGTTTATGTTTACACAATGATAAACAAGATTGTTACATAGACATATGTTCACCACAAGTCCTTAGTCTTTTCACTGACAATTTTGATTACCAACATCTGCATGGGCAGTTTGTTAAAGGATTACTTGTTGATGAGCTTGTGTTGGTTCTTTGGTTTATTCCGTTATGA
- the LOC111912362 gene encoding DNA replication licensing factor MCM2 — MAGENAGGENRPTQSPASSDQGGNPNSSQFNGNPPSTPDSPTSAGFNTDQLPFNSRTSENYSDFDDDEAAVDPNIIRDELDDGDEDEGEGEDLFNDNYIDDYRRMDEHDQYESVGLDDSLEDERDLDQIMADRRAAEIELDTREGVASRAKLPHLLNDQDTDDDSYRPSKRTRAPPGPRGGDDTDAMQSSPGRSQRINSGEDVPMTDATDDDQYEDDENDEGEFEMYRVQGTLREWVTRDEVRRFIAKKFKEFILTYENPKNENHDLLYLNQINEMVSANKCSLEIDYKQFIYIHPNIAIWLADAPQSVLEVMEEVANKVVFSIHSNYKSIHQKIYVRVTNLPVYDQIRNIRQIHLNTMIRIGGVVTRRSGVFPQLQQVKYDCNKCGTVLGPFIQNSYSEVRVGSCPECQSKGPFTVNIEQTIYRNYQKLTLQESPGIVPAGRLPRHKEVILLNDLIDCARPGEEIEVTGIYTNNFDLSLNTKNGFPVFATVIEANHVTKKQDLFSAYKLTEEDKQEIHKLAKDPRIGERIVKSIAPSIYGHEDIKTAIALAMFGGQEKNVNGKHRLRGDINVLLLGDPGTAKSQFLKYVEKTGQRAVYTTGKGASAVGLTAAVHKDPVTREWTLEGGALVLADKGICLIDEFDKMNDQDRVSIHEAMEQQSISISKAGIVTSLQARCSVIAAANPIGGRYDSSKNFSQNVELTDPIVSRFDVLCVVKDVVDPVMDEMLAKFVVDSHFKSQAKGSNLDDKSMNNSQEDIDASAMMMDPEILPQDMLKKYITFAKLHIFPKLHDADLDKLTQVYAELRRESSHGQGVPIAVRHIESMIRMSEAHARMHLRSNVIQEDVDMAIRVLLDSFISTQKFGVQKALQKSFKKYMTYKKDFNRLVLLKLNELVKEALHFEEIVSGTRKNVGYIDVKVEELQSKVSDLGITDLKPFFTSADFLKGNFQLDEERGLIRHHMTL; from the exons ATGGCGGGAGAAAATGCCGGAGGAGAAAACCGTCCTACTCAGTCGCCAGCTTCATCAGATCAAGGCGGTAACCCAAATTCCAGTCAATTTAATGGGAATCCACCGTCTACACCAGATTCTCCCACCTCTGCTGGATTTAACACAGATCAGCTTCCCTTCAATAGCCGTACCTCAGAGAATTACTCTGATTTCGACGACGATGAGGCTGCCGTTGATCCAAATATCATCAGGGATGAGCTTGATGATGGCGACGAGGATGAAGGGGAAGGTGAAGATCTTTTCAACGACAATTACATAGA TGATTACCGGAGAATGGATGAACATGATCAATACGAGTCGGTTGGGCTGGACGATTCTCTGGAGGACGAGAGAGATTTGGATCAGATTATGGCAGATCGTAGGGCTGCAGAGATTGAGCTTGATACCAGGGAGGGTGTTGCGTCAAGGGCAAAGCTCCCCCATCTTCTCAACGACCAAG ATACCGATGATGATAGCTACAGACCTTCAAAAAGAACTAGAGCTCCTCCTGGTCCACGTGGTGGCGATGACACTGATGCAATGCAAAGTTCTCCTGGCAGATCACAAAGGATTAACTCAGGAGAGGATGTTCCCATGACTGATGCGACAGATGATGACCAGTATGAG GATGATGAAAACGATGAAGGTGAGTTTGAGATGTACCGAGTTCAGGGAACACTTAGGGAATGGGTTACTAGAGATGAAGTACGCCGCTTTATTGCCaagaagttcaaagagttcatcCTTACTTATGAGAACCCAAAAAATGAAAACCATGATTTATTATATCTCAACCAGATAAATGAGATGGTGTCAG CCAACAAGTGCAGTCTGGAGATTGATTACAAACAGTTTATCTATATCCACCCAAATATCGCCATCTGGCTTGCAGATGCACCCCAATCTGTTCTTGAAGTCATGGAGGAAGTTGCTAATAAAGTTGTGTTCAGTATACATTCAAACTACAAAAGTATCCACCAGAAAATCTATGTCAGGGTAACCAACCTACCTGTTTATGATCAAATTCGCAACATAAG GCAAATCCATTTAAACACAATGATCCGTATAGGAGGAGTTGTGACCCGAAGATCAGGAGTTTTTCCTCAGTTGCAGCAAGTGAAGTATGATTGTAACAAATGTGGAACAGTTTTAGGGCCTTTTATCCAAAATTCATATTCAGAAGTGAGAGTTGGGTCATGCCCAGAATGCCAATCAAAGGGTCCATTCACTGTCAACATTGAGCAG ACTATATACAGAAATTACCAAAAGCTAACCCTTCAAGAAAGCCCTGGAATTGTTCCAGCTGGCAGATTGCCAAGACACAAGGAAGTCATACTTTTGAATGATCTGATTGATTGTGCTCGCCCTGGAGAAGAGATT GAAGTCACAGGCATCTACACAAACAACTTTGACTTGTCTTTAAATACAAAAAACGGGTTTCCTGTGTTTGCCACAGTTATTGAAGCGAACCATGTTACAAAAAAACAAGACCTGTTTTCAGCCTATAAACTCACTGAAGAAGACAAGCAAGAAATTCATAAGTTGGCTAAAGATCCAAGAATTGGAGAAAGG ATAGTTAAGTCAATTGCCCCATCAATCTATGGACATGAAGACATAAAGACTGCAATAGCTCTTGCAATGTTTGGAGGACAAGAGAAGAATGTGAATGGGAAACACAGACTGCGTGGAGACATAAATGTTTTGCTGTTGGGTGATCCTGGAACTGCAAAATCCCAGTTTCTTAA aTATGTTGAGAAAACTGGACAAAGGGCAGTTTACACAACTGGAAAAGGAGCTTCTGCTGTAGGACTTACAGCAGCAGTCCACAAGGATCCAGTCACTAGAGAATGGACTCTTGAAGGAGGGGCTCTTGTTCTTGCTGATAAGGGTATATGTCTCATAGATGAATTCGACAAAATGAATGACCAAGATAG GGTAAGTATCCATGAAGCCATGGAACAGCAAAGTATCAGCATATCAAAAGCTGGAATAGTAACTTCTCTTCAAGCTCGTTGCTCTGTGATTGCTGCTGCTAATCCAATTGGAGGAAGATATGATTCCTCAAAAAACTTTTCACAAaatgttgagctaacagatcccaTTGTCTCAAGATTCGATGTTCTCTGTGTTGTAAAG GATGTGGTTGACCCTGTGATGGATGAAATGCTTGCTAAGTTTGTGGTTGATAGTCACTTCAAATCCCAAGCCAAAGGGTCCAACTTGGATGACAAATCCATGAACAATTCCCAAGAAGACATTGATGCCTCTGCCATGATGATGGATCCTGAG ATACTTCCTCAAGACATGCTGAAGAAGTACATCACGTTTGCGAAATTACACATCTTCCCAAAACTGCATGATGCTGATTTGGACAAACTTACACAAGTTTATGCTGAATTACGAAGAGAATCATCG CATGGACAAGGGGTACCAATAGCAGTGAGACACATAGAATCAATGATAAGAATGTCGGAAGCTCATGCAAGAATGCATTTGAGGTCAAATGTGATTCAAGAAGATGTTGACATGGCCATTCGTGTCTTGCTTGACTCATTCATTTCCACACAGAAGTTTGGCGTGCAAAAGGCTTTACAgaag AGCTTTAAGAAGTATATGACATACAAGAAAGATTTCAATAGGCTCGTGTTGCTTAAGTTGAATGAGTTGGTGAAGGAGGCTTTGCACTTTGAAGAGATTGTTTCTGGGACAAGAAAAAATGTTGGGTATATTGATGTCAAGGTGGAGGAGTTGCAAAGCAAG GTTTCGGATCTTGGAATTACGGATTTGAAACCGTTTTTTACGAGTGCAGATTTTCTTAAAGGCAACTTTCAATTGGATGAAGAACGTGGTCTGATAAGGCATCATATGACCTTGTAG
- the LOC111912364 gene encoding histone-lysine N-methyltransferase ASHR2 — protein sequence METAAIGVTEIEGRGRAMVALRPLKGGEIVLRDSPIVLYSALPFHSDDHQKNNNCYCSHCFTSISQQPQNVSCSTCGSRFCTFECQSVASTTSHTPWVCQALIRLRQYFSDHHQPLDLQLQARFLVSAYNLARVSPDRFRMLSSLQGSVPSQPDADSSATFLHSLISSICPPPPLELGFSLELTSVLLAKDKLNAFGLMEPFSEEREGRSVRAYGIYPMASFFNHDCLPNACRFDYIDVAGSASGNNTDITIRMIHDVPQEREICLSYFPVNLKYAERQKSLRDDYGFLCDCDRCKVEANWSESDDDGLEVDAIDEEEDEDTSGVMDEDPDEQMQDEEDTDAMKGEDDFPHAYFFLTYMCDRKNCWGTLAPLPPSVTTTPSVMECNLCGTCKNLDQV from the coding sequence ATGGAGACGGCGGCGATTGGCGTGACTGAGATAGAAGGAAGGGGAAGGGCAATGGTGGCTCTACGCCCTTTAAAAGGAGGTGAAATCGTTCTCAGGGACTCCCCTATTGTTCTTTACTCTGCTCTTCCTTTTCACTCGGACGATCACCAGAAAAACAACAATTGCTACTGCTCCCATTGCTTCACCAGCATCTCACAGCAGCCGCAAAACGTCTCTTGCTCCACCTGCGGATCCCGATTCTGTACCTTCGAATGCCAATCCGTCGCTTCCACCACCTCCCACACCCCGTGGGTCTGCCAAGCGCTAATACGGCTCCGGCAATACTTTTCCGACCACCATCAACCACTAGACCTCCAGCTCCAGGCTCGTTTTCTGGTTTCTGCTTACAACCTCGCACGTGTCTCCCCAGATAGGTTTCGGATGTTGTCGTCCCTTCAAGGATCCGTTCCTTCTCAGCCCGATGCGGATTCCTCTGCGACCTTTCTCCATTCGCTTATCTCTTCCATCTGCCCACCTCCGCccctcgaattagggttttctttggaATTAACTTCTGTTCTGCTGGCCAAGGACAAGCTCAACGCCTTCGGATTAATGGAACCTTTTTCAGAAGAAAGGGAAGGGAGATCCGTCAGGGCATACGGGATCTATCCAATGGCATCTTTCTTCAACCATGATTGCCTTCCAAATGCTTGCAGGTTTGATTATATTGATGTTGCTGGATCGGCCTCAGGTAACAACACTGACATCACCATTAGAATGATCCATGATGTCCCGCAAGAAAGGGAAATCTGTTTGAGTTATTTCCCAGTGAATCTTAAGTACGCAGAACGTCAGAAGAGTCTCAGGGATGATTACGGGTTCCTATGTGACTGTGATCGATGCAAGGTGGAGGCGAATTGGTCTGAAAGCGACGATGATGGATTAGAAGTTGATGccattgatgaagaagaagatgaggaCACCTCCGGTGTTATGGATGAGGACCCTGATGAACAAATGCAAGATGAAGAAGACACTGATGCGATGAAAGGAGAAGATGACTTTCCTCATGCTTATTTCTTCCTGACTTACATGTGTGATCGAAAGAACTGTTGGGGCACATTGGCTCCCCTGCCTCCATCTGTTACCACAACTCCTAGCGTAATGGAGTGTAATCTTTGTGGAACCTGTAAAAATCTTGATCAGGTATGA